One region of Brassica napus cultivar Da-Ae chromosome A10, Da-Ae, whole genome shotgun sequence genomic DNA includes:
- the LOC106370640 gene encoding DNA damage-repair/toleration protein DRT100, whose translation MVDAKKALVIVLINVVVLLLAGAPTVVQACLPSERAALLEFRSKLNEPYIGVFKTWKGQDCCKGWYGVSCDPKSRRVSGITLRGVSEEPIFQRAKRKGFMTGTISPAICKLTHLSGIIIADWEGISGVIPSCVTNLLAMRHLDLVGNKISGVIPASIGKLMKLRVLNLADNKLSGGIPPSITRLTMLAHLDLMNNNLYGVIPGDIGRLKMLSRVLLTGNKLSGQIPESLTRIYRLADLELGMNRITGTIPASMGKMSVLATLNLDGNLISGAIPGTLMNSSISNLNLSGNLLAGKIPNTFGPRSYFTVLDLSNNRLQGAIPGSITTASFIGHLDVSHNHLCGKIPTGSPFDHLEATSFAYNSCLCGKPLGKCRK comes from the coding sequence ATGGTGGATGCTAAGAAGGCCTTAGTGATTGTACTGATCAACGTCGTCGTATTACTCCTCGCAGGTGCCCCCACGGTGGTTCAAGCTTGTCTACCCTCCGAGCGAGCTGCGCTTCTCGAGTTCCGATCAAAGCTCAACGAGCCATACATTGGCGTGTTCAAGACGTGGAAAGGCCAAGACTGCTGCAAAGGCTGGTACGGTGTGAGCTGCGATCCCAAAAGCCGCCGAGTCTCCGGCATCACCCTCCGTGGAGTATCGGAGGAGCCGATTTTCCAGCGGGCGAAACGGAAGGGGTTCATGACCGGCACCATCTCGCCGGCGATATGCAAACTCACTCACCTCTCCGGGATCATCATCGCCGACTGGGAAGGAATCTCCGGCGTGATTCCGAGCTGCGTCACGAATCTCCTTGCCATGCGACATTTAGATCTCGTCGGGAATAAAATCTCCGGCGTGATTCCGGCGAGTATCGGGAAGCTGATGAAGCTGAGAGTGCTGAATCTCGCCGATAATAAATTATCCGGTGGGATTCCTCCGTCGATCACGAGACTGACGATGTTAGCGCATCTGGATCTTATGAACAACAATCTCTACGGAGTCATACCGGGAGACATCGGCCGGTTAAAGATGCTGAGTCGCGTGCTGTTAACCGGTAACAAACTCTCGGGTCAAATACCCGAATCTTTGACCCGGATCTACCGGCTCGCGGATCTTGAGCTCGGGATGAACCGAATCACCGGTACAATCCCGGCTTCGATGGGGAAAATGTCGGTGCTCGCGACGCTTAATCTCGACGGGAATTTGATCTCCGGGGCCATTCCGGGGACTCTGATGAACTCGTCGATCTCGAATTTGAATTTGAGCGGGAACCTTCTCGCGGGAAAGATACCGAACACGTTCGGGCCGAGGTCGTACTTCACGGTGCTGGATCTTTCGAACAACCGTCTGCAGGGAGCGATTCCGGGGAGTATCACGACGGCGTCGTTTATAGGCCACCTTGACGTGAGCCATAACCATCTTTGTGGGAAGATTCCGACAGGATCTCCTTTCGATCATCTGGAAGCGACGTCGTTTGCTTACAATAGCTGTCTCTGTGGAAAGCCTCTCGGGAAGTGTCggaaataa
- the LOC106372381 gene encoding CCR4-NOT transcription complex subunit 9 has product MANLPPSFASSKASSSSNDPKLSPVEQLVLDICDPELRENALHQLAKKREIFDELAPLLWHSVGTTAAFLQEIIAVYPFLSPPTLTAAQSNRVCNALALCQCIAAHPETKMPFLRAQMPLYLYAFLKTSSKERPFEYLRLTSLGVIGALVKVEDREVIKFLLETEIIPLCLQTMESGSELSKTVATFIIQKILLDNEGLRYICVCVDRFFALSRVLESMVTSLAEAPSPRLLKHIVRCYLRLTDNTRACLALRVYLPDLLSDTTFTSCLYDEPAAVQWLQQMHHNIRVKPPPGL; this is encoded by the exons ATGGCTAATCTTCCTCCTTCTTTCGCTTCCTCCAAGGCTTCTTCTTCCAGCAACGATCCCAAGCTCTCTCCCGTGGAGCAGTTGGTGCTCGACATCTGTGACCCTGAACTCAGGGAGAATGCTCTTCACCAGCTTGCCAAG aaaagaGAGATCTTTGATGAGTTGGCTCCGCTGTTGTGGCACTCTGTTGGTACTACCGCTGCTTTCCTTCAG gagaTCATCGCAGTTTACCCTTTCCTGTCTCCTCCAACCCTGACTGCTGCTCAGTCCAACAGGGTCTGCAATGCCCTTGCGCTTTGTCAG TGTATTGCTGCTCATCCTGAAACGAAAATGCCGTTCCTTAGAg CTCAGATGCCATTGTACCTGTATGCTTTCTTGAAGACGTCAAGCAAGGAGAGACCCTTTGAGTACCTGCGTTTGACTAGCTTGGGTGTTATTGGTGCACTTGTCAAG GTTGAGGATAGGGAAGTGATCAAGTTCCTTCTTGAAACTGAAATCATCCCATTGTGCCTCCAGACAATGGAAAGTGGCAGCGAGttatcaaaaact GTTGCAACCTTCATTATTCAGAAAATTTTGCTGGACAACGAAGGGCTTCGCTACATATGCGTCTGTGTGGATAGATTCTTTGCTCTGAGTCGAGTTTTGGAGAGTATGGTGACTTCACTTGCAGAAGCACCTTCTCCTAGGCTTCTAAAGCACATCGTCCGCTGTTACCTTCGCTTGACAGATAACACCAG GGCCTGCCTTGCACTCAGAGTCTACCTCCCGGATCTTCTAAGCGATACCACCTTCACCAGCTGTCTCTAT GATGAACCAGCTGCAGTGCAGTGGCTGCAGCAAATGCACCACAACATCAGGGTTAAACCACCGCCAGGGCTCTAG
- the LOC106370641 gene encoding probable non-inhibitory serpin-Z5, translating into MDPKEKRQKLSTPELESQSLSKKDVAITSASLNSEVDVGEAMKKQNDVAMFLAEKVISALARNSNFVFSPASISAVLTMVAVTSETETLRSFIFSILSSSSIDELNAVFHEVANTVLVDGSENGGPKISAVNGVWMEQSLSVSPSKKDVFQNLFKAAFAQVDFRFKSEQVRMEVNEWASRHTNALIQNMLPPTSVRSDIDWIYGNAIYFKGAWKNKFPKSETSEEEFYHVDGTSVSVPFMTTTFRMQYVREYDDFKVLKLSFQRGRDTNRLFSMYFYLPDEKDGLENLVKRMASTPGFLDSHIPSEKVRVGEFRIPKFKIEFGFEASKAFNELELESVELHHKALVEIDEDGAEAAAVTIKGGRRGRRGFSTVRLIDFVADHPFLFLIKEDITRTVMFVGQIFDPTKTSSA; encoded by the exons ATGGACCCAAAAGAGAAGAGACAAAAGCTTAGCACACCAGAACTCGAAAGCCAATCTCTCTCAAAGAAGGATGTGGCAATCACAAGTGCCTCTTTAAACTCAGAGGTTGATGTGGGAGAAGCGATGAAGAAGCAAAACGACGTCGCTATGTTCCTTGCAGAGAAAGTAATCTCTGCCCTAGCCAGAAACTCTAACTTCGTCTTCTCTCCTGCATCAATCAGCGCCGTTCTAACCATGGTCGCCGTTACCTCCGAAACAGAAACACTCAGATCATTCATCTTCTCCATCCTTAGCTCATCCTCTATCGATGAGCTCAACGCTGTTTTCCATGAAGTAGCAAACACCGTCCTCGTCGATGGAAGTGAGAACGGTGGCCCTAAGATCTCGGCCGTTAATGGAGTGTGGATGGAGCAGTCCCTATCTGTTAGCCCCTCCAAGAAAGATGTCTTTCAGAATTTATTCAAAGCTGCTTTTGCTCAAGTTGATTTTAGATTCAAG AGTGAACAAGTGCGTATGGAGGTGAATGAGTGGGCTTCACGTCACACCAATGCTCTCATCCAAAACATGCTTCCTCCTACTTCTGTTAGAAGTGACATCGACTGGATTTATGGAAACGCAATCTACTTCAAAGGAGCCTGGAAAAACAAATTCCCCAAGTCTGAGACAAGTGAGGAAGAGTTTTACCATGTCGACGGCACATCAGTCTCTGTGCCGTTCATGACCACAACCTTTAGGATGCAATACGTAAGGGAATACGATGATTTCAAGGTTCTTAAACTCTCGTTTCAACGAGGCCGTGATACCAACCGCCTATTCTCAATGTATTTCTATCTCCCGGACGAGAAGGATGGACTAGAGAATCTGGTGAAGAGAATGGCATCTACCCCTGGATTCTTGGATAGTCACATTCCCAGTGAAAAAGTTCGTGTTGGTGAATTCAGAATCCCAAAGTTTAAGATCGAATTCGGTTTTGAGGCTTCCAAGGCTTTCAATGAATTGGAGCTGGAATCGGTTGAACTGCACCATAAAGCTTTGGTCGAGATCGATGAAGATGGTGCAGAAGCTGCGGCTGTTACTATTAAAGGAGGCCGCAGAGGTAGAAGAGGCTTCAGCACTGTGAGGTTGATAGATTTTGTGGCTGATCAtccgtttctttttttaataaaagaagaCATAACTAGAACCGTTATGTTCGTTGGTCAAATCTTTGATCCTACCAAAACTTCTTCCGCTTAA
- the LOC106370638 gene encoding DNA damage-repair/toleration protein DRT100, with protein MDAKNALVIVLTSIAVLLLAGAPTVVQACLPSERAALLEFRAKLNEPYIGVFKTWKGQDCCNGWYGVSCDPKSRRVSGITLRGVSEEPIFQRAKRKGFMTGTISPALCKLTHLSGVTITDWEGISGVIPNCITNLLAMRHLDLAGNKISGVIPANIGKLTKLRVLTLADNKLSGGIPPSITRLTSLSHLDLRNNYISGVIPGDIGRLKMLSRVLLTGNRISGQIPESLTRIYRLADLELGMNRITGTIPVSLGKMSVLATLDLHGNLISGAIPGSLMTSSISNLNLRGNRLGGRIPNTFGPRSYFTVLDLSNNRLQGAIPASITTASFIGHIDVSYNQLCGKIPTGSHFGHLEAASFAYNRCLCGKPLGICRK; from the coding sequence ATGGATGCTAAGAATGCGTTAGTGATTGTATTAACCAGCATCGCCGTACTGCTTCTCGCCGGTGCCCCCACGGTGGTCCAAGCTTGTCTCCCTTCCGAACGAGCGGCGCTTCTCGAGTTCCGAGCAAAGCTCAACGAGCCTTACATTGGCGTATTCAAAACATGGAAAGGCCAAGACTGCTGCAACGGGTGGTACGGCGTGAGCTGCGACCCCAAAAGCCGCCGAGTCTCCGGCATCACCCTCCGCGGAGTATCGGAGGAGCCGATTTTCCAAAGGGCGAAACGGAAGGGGTTCATGACCGGCACCATCTCGCCGGCGTTGTGTAAACTCACTCACCTCTCCGGCGTTACAATCACCGACTGGGAAGGAATCTCCGGCGTGATTCCGAACTGCATCACGAATCTTCTTGCAATGAGACATTTGGATCTCGCCGGAAATAAAATCTCCGGCGTGATTCCGGCGAATATCGGGAAGCTCACGAAGCTAAGAGTGCTGACTCTCGCCGATAATAAATTATCCGGTGGGATTCCTCCGTCGATCACGAGGTTGACGAGCTTGTCGCATCTTGATTTGAGGAACAATTATATCTCCGGAGTCATACCGGGAGATATCGGCCGGTTAAAGATGCTGAGCCGTGTGCTCTTAACCGGTAACAGAATCTCGGGTCAAATACCCGAATCTTTGACCCGGATCTACCGGCTCGCGGATCTTGAGCTCGGGATGAACCGAATCACCGGTACGATCCCGGTTTCGTTAGGCAAAATGTCTGTTCTCGCGACGCTCGATCTCCACGGGAACTTGATCTCCGGCGCGATTCCGGGGAGTTTGATGACTTCGTCGATCTCGAATTTGAATTTGCGCGGGAACCGTCTTGGTGGAAGGATACCGAACACGTTTGGACCGAGGTCGTACTTCACGGTGCTGGATCTTTCGAACAACCGTCTACAGGGGGCGATTCCCGCGAGTATCACGACGGCGTCGTTTATAGGACACATCGACGTGAGTTATAACCAACTGTGTGGGAAGATTCCGACGGGATCTCATTTTGGTCATCTTGAAGCGGCGTCGTTTGCTTACAATAGATGCCTCTGTGGAAAGCCTCTTGGGATCTGTCGAAAATAA
- the LOC106372380 gene encoding FT-interacting protein 3-like, with product MQKPGQNIDFALKETSPKIGAGAVTGDKLSCTYDLVEQMHYLYVQVVKAKELPGKDVTGSCNPYVEVKLGNYKGMTKHFEKKSNPEWKQVFAFSKERIQASILEVVVKDKDVMMDDLIGRIMFDLNEIPKRVPPDSPLAPQWYRLEDRHGRKVKGELMLAVWMGTQADEAFCDAWHSDAATVGPEGVANIRSKVYLSPKLWYVRVNVIEAQDLIPYDKTKFPEVYVKAMIGNQTLRTRISQSKTLNPMWNEDLMFVVAEPFEEPLILAVEDRVAPNKDETLGKCAVPLQHVQRRLDHRPLNSRWFNLEKHIMVDGEKKEIKFASRIHLRIFLEGGYHVLDESTHYSSDLRPTAKQLWKPSIGLLEVGIISAHGLMPMKSKEGKGTTDAYCVAKYGQKWIRTRTIVDSFAPKWNEQYTWEVFDTCTVITFGAFDNGHMPGGSGKDMRIGKVRIRLSTLEADRIYTHSYPLLVFHPSGIKKTGEIQLAVRFTCLSVINMLHMYSQPLLPKMHYIHPLSVLQLDSLRHQAMNIVSARLNRAEPPLRKEVVEYMLDVDSHMWSMRRSKANFFRIMNVLSGLVAVGKWFEQICHWRNPITTILIHVLFIILVLYPELILPTVFLYLFLIGVWNFRWRPRHPPHMDTRLSHADAVHPDELDEEFDTFPTSRSPEIVRMRYDRLRSIGGRVQTVVGDLATQGERFSSLLSWRDPRATTLFVFFCLIAAVVLYVTPFQVVAMLAGIYVLRHPRFRYRLPSVPLNLFRRLPARSDCLL from the coding sequence ATGCAGAAACCGGGACAAAACATAGATTTTGCACTGAAGGAGACATCACCAAAGATTGGTGCAGGAGCTGTGACAGGTGACAAACTCTCATGCACTTATGACTTGGTCGAGCAGATGCATTACCTCTACGTCCAGGTCGTGAAGGCCAAAGAACTCCCAGGGAAAGACGTTACCGGTAGCTGCAATCCTTACGTGGAAGTGAAGCTAGGGAACTACAAAGGCATGACCAAGCACTTCGAGAAGAAGTCAAACCCGGAGTGGAAGCAAGTGTTCGCTTTCTCAAAAGAGAGGATCCAAGCATCAATCTTAGAGGTCGTAGTGAAAGACAAAGACGTCATGATGGACGACTTGATCGGTCGGATCATGTTCGATCTCAACGAGATTCCAAAGCGAGTTCCTCCTGATAGTCCATTAGCTCCCCAGTGGTATCGGCTTGAGGATCGTCACGGACGCAAGGTTAAAGGAGAGCTCATGTTAGCCGTTTGGATGGGGACACAAGCTGATGAAGCGTTTTGTGACGCTTGGCACTCTGACGCAGCCACGGTTGGACCTGAAGGTGTTGCTAACATCCGTTCAAAGGTTTATCTCTCGCCAAAGCTATGGTACGTGAGAGTCAACGTCATCGAGGCACAAGATTTGATACCTTACGATAAAACAAAGTTCCCTGAGGTCTACGTGAAGGCAATGATAGGGAACCAGACTCTAAGAACTCGAATCTCGCAGTCTAAAACATTGAATCCTATGTGGAATGAAGATTTAATGTTCGTTGTTGCTGAGCCATTCGAGGAGCCGTTGATTCTCGCTGTTGAAGATAGGGTAGCACCGAACAAAGATGAGACACTAGGCAAGTGTGCAGTCCCGTTGCAGCATGTACAGAGGAGGTTAGACCATAGGCCGCTTAACTCCAGGTGGTTCAATCTAGAGAAGCATATAATGGTGGACGGAGAGAAGAAGGAGATTAAATTCGCGAGCAGGATTCATCTTAGAATCTTTCTCGAAGGGGGATACCATGTTCTAGACGAATCAACTCACTACAGCAGCGACCTTAGACCAACGGCGAAACAGCTCTGGAAACCGAGCATCGGTTTGCTCGAAGTCGGGATCATCAGCGCGCACGGACTGATGCCTATGAAGAGCAAAGAAGGTAAAGGTACAACGGATGCGTATTGCGTAGCCAAGTACGGTCAGAAATGGATCAGAACGAGAACTATCGTTGACAGCTTCGCTCCCAAGTGGAACGAGCAGTACACATGGGAAGTGTTTGACACCTGCACGGTCATAACGTTCGGAGCCTTCGACAACGGACACATGCCTGGAGGAAGCGGGAAAGACATGAGGATAGGGAAAGTGAGGATCCGTCTCTCCACGTTGGAAGCCGACCGTATCTACACGCATTCGTATCCTCTTCTCGTCTTTCACCCTTCGGGGATCAAGAAAACTGGCGAGATACAGTTAGCGGTGAGGTTCACTTGCTTATCCGTCATCAACATGCTTCACATGTACTCTCAGCCGCTCCTCCCTAAAATGCATTACATTCATCCGCTATCGGTTCTCCAGCTGGATAGTTTGAGACACCAGGCGATGAACATTGTCTCCGCGAGGCTGAACCGAGCGGAGCCGCCGCTTAGGAAAGAGGTTGTTGAGTACATGCTTGATGTTGACTCGCATATGTGGAGCATGAGGAGGAGTAAGGCCAACTTCTTTAGAATCATGAATGTTCTGAGCGGTCTTGTAGCTGTTGGGAAGTGGTTTGAGCAGATATGCCACTGGAGAAACCCAATCACCACTATTCTGATTCATGTTCTTTTTATAATCTTGGTTCTTTACCCGGAACTCATCTTACCAACGGTGTTCTTGTACCTTTTCTTGATCGGGGTATGGAACTTCCGGTGGAGACCGAGGCACCCGCCGCACATGGACACGCGGTTGTCCCACGCGGACGCTGTCCACCCTGACGAGCTCGACGAAGAGTTTGACACTTTCCCTACTTCCAGATCCCCTGAGATCGTCAGGATGAGGTACGACCGGCTCAGGAGCATAGGAGGACGAGTTCAGACAGTGGTGGGCGATCTAGCTACGCAAGGAGAAAGGTTTTCATCCCTGCTGAGCTGGAGAGACCCGAGGGCAACCACACTGTTTGTGTTCTTCTGTCTCATTGCTGCTGTTGTGTTGTATGTTACACCGTTTCAGGTTGTGGCGATGCTCGCTGGGATCTATGTTCTGAGGCATCCAAGGTTCAGGTACAGGCTCCCTTCTGTGCCTCTCAATCTCTTCAGGAGGCTACCTGCAAGATCTGACTGTCTATTATAG
- the LOC106370788 gene encoding CLAVATA3/ESR (CLE)-related protein 40, translating into MITMRYKGSVFITFIFLSVFLLQCPLAHSSSTKLFWLAETEDMNAMKKEHEIDVGSASEAEERKVPTGADPLHHHNIPFASP; encoded by the exons atgattacGATGAGATACAAAGGAAGCGTTTTTATCACATTCATCTTCCTCTCCGTCTTCCTTCTTCAGTGTCCACTTGCTCACTCTTCTTCTACAAAAT tgttcTGGTTAGCAGAAACAGAAGATATGAATGCCATGAAAAAG GAGCATGAGATTGATGTTGGATCAGCCAGTGAAGCTGAAGAAAGAAAAGTTCCGACTGGAGCCGACCCTCTCCATCATCACAACATTCCCTTTGCTTCTCCATAG